From one Plantibacter flavus genomic stretch:
- a CDS encoding putative Ig domain-containing protein, whose product MSAVRDVVVTGAARFVIALAVAAVMVVAGGTMTARAGEAAPNVAYSELPVGRGAAAAAVEPSTGDVYVTNSASATVSIIDGATKEETIISVGQSPSGIVFNPFNGYFYVAIERENTVVVVDPMTKAIIGGPISVGTFPAGLAVNPATGHVFVANSRSDTVSVIDPTTRSVIVSIPVGQRPVGVTYSLDANRIYVTNNSGASVSVIDGSSGLVVGTIAVGTAPWGIAIDPVTDRVYVANTFSNSVSVIDQSTQTVVGSPIGVGTAPVGVIYYPPTGDLYISNTGSSTVSVIDGASGAVIGAPIAVGRSPLFGAYNPQDSSVYIASIVSNSVSVLGAAPTIASAAPIDGTVGESYMFAVTADAAPSKITFNVSGGQLPQGLSMDAATGVIFGTPTAAGVFSFTVTATNIVGSDAASYVISVGATPSTPTSTGPAITSGSPSEGKTGSTYNHTVTATGTGPIVYAVSGGVLPPGLSLDPVTGVISGTPTSAGAYSLSISATDAAGSDTAQYTIVITADGPAPSSSPITSETGTHGGRLPSTGLEMAHIAGIASVSMSLLLAGILLVLRRRPRPDRICG is encoded by the coding sequence GTGAGCGCAGTTCGCGATGTTGTTGTGACGGGGGCTGCACGATTTGTGATCGCTCTCGCCGTCGCAGCGGTGATGGTAGTTGCTGGCGGCACGATGACCGCGAGGGCAGGTGAGGCAGCGCCGAATGTCGCGTACTCGGAACTTCCGGTGGGGCGCGGCGCCGCCGCAGCAGCAGTCGAGCCCAGCACGGGTGACGTCTACGTGACCAATTCGGCGAGTGCAACGGTGTCGATCATCGATGGGGCCACCAAAGAAGAGACGATCATCTCCGTCGGCCAGAGCCCGAGCGGGATCGTCTTCAACCCCTTCAACGGATACTTCTACGTTGCCATCGAACGGGAAAACACGGTCGTTGTTGTCGATCCCATGACAAAGGCCATCATCGGTGGACCCATCTCCGTCGGCACGTTTCCGGCCGGTCTAGCGGTGAATCCGGCGACCGGGCATGTGTTCGTCGCGAATTCGCGCAGCGACACCGTCTCGGTTATCGACCCCACCACCAGATCGGTCATCGTGAGCATTCCCGTCGGGCAGAGGCCCGTCGGCGTGACCTACAGCCTCGACGCCAACCGGATTTACGTCACCAACAACAGCGGCGCATCCGTGTCAGTCATTGACGGTTCATCGGGTCTTGTCGTCGGCACGATTGCCGTGGGAACAGCGCCCTGGGGAATCGCCATTGATCCGGTGACAGATCGCGTGTATGTCGCCAATACCTTCAGCAACTCGGTCTCAGTCATAGACCAGAGCACCCAAACCGTCGTCGGCTCGCCCATTGGGGTCGGAACCGCTCCAGTAGGAGTCATCTACTACCCGCCGACCGGAGATCTGTACATCTCCAACACCGGCAGCAGCACAGTCTCGGTCATCGACGGCGCGAGCGGTGCGGTCATCGGCGCCCCGATCGCCGTGGGACGATCGCCACTGTTCGGCGCGTACAACCCGCAGGACAGTTCTGTCTATATCGCCTCGATCGTCTCGAACAGTGTGTCGGTGCTGGGTGCCGCGCCAACGATCGCCTCAGCTGCACCAATCGATGGCACCGTCGGTGAGAGCTACATGTTTGCCGTCACCGCTGACGCAGCCCCGTCGAAGATCACATTCAACGTTTCGGGCGGCCAGCTTCCGCAAGGTCTCAGTATGGACGCGGCCACAGGCGTGATCTTCGGCACTCCGACAGCCGCAGGCGTCTTCTCGTTCACCGTGACCGCGACGAACATCGTGGGTTCAGACGCAGCGTCCTATGTGATCTCCGTCGGCGCAACGCCGTCGACGCCGACGTCGACGGGTCCAGCAATCACCTCCGGTTCGCCCAGTGAGGGAAAGACCGGATCGACATACAACCACACGGTGACCGCCACCGGTACCGGACCGATCGTGTACGCCGTCAGTGGCGGAGTACTGCCACCGGGATTGTCCTTGGATCCTGTCACTGGGGTGATCTCGGGAACACCCACGAGCGCGGGCGCCTACTCATTGAGCATCAGCGCGACAGACGCTGCAGGATCCGACACTGCGCAGTACACCATCGTCATCACCGCGGACGGCCCGGCCCCGAGCTCGTCTCCAATCACCTCCGAGACGGGAACGCACGGTGGGCGTCTACCGAGCACGGGCCTAGAAATGGCGCACATCGCCGGTATCGCATCGGTGTCGATGAGTCTGCTTCTTGCGGGAATTCTACTGGTGCTTCGCCGACGCCCTCGTCCTGACAGGATCTGTGGATAG
- a CDS encoding DUF4258 domain-containing protein — MKNNRQPTRAISLSLSALLLVGTSTLAAQSAQAAPAPSVSTAASAPITSSLQSRGPIVVKFFWSSIMRIFITFSKHAMTQMSARGVSAATVQQILNFGQVISRHNGITSIRSGQITVRVNTNTGNVITVIRSSGGGGR; from the coding sequence CAACCGACACGTGCGATCTCGCTGTCCCTGAGCGCCCTCCTGCTCGTGGGCACCTCGACACTTGCCGCTCAGAGCGCACAGGCGGCGCCGGCGCCATCAGTGTCCACCGCCGCATCAGCACCGATCACCTCATCCCTGCAATCGCGCGGTCCGATTGTTGTGAAGTTCTTCTGGTCCAGCATCATGAGAATTTTCATCACGTTCTCTAAACACGCCATGACGCAGATGTCCGCCCGCGGCGTCTCCGCGGCCACGGTTCAGCAGATTTTGAATTTTGGACAGGTGATCTCCCGCCACAACGGCATCACTTCTATCCGGTCGGGGCAAATCACAGTGCGGGTCAACACGAATACCGGTAACGTGATCACGGTGATCAGGTCTTCCGGAGGTGGTGGTCGATGA
- a CDS encoding DUF2283 domain-containing protein, which translates to MKLSYDPEADAAYVQVAPHIEPGAVVRSEETSYLDCHIAVDYDSDDRVLGIEILSASTLFTPTALDVAGSE; encoded by the coding sequence ATGAAACTGAGCTACGACCCTGAAGCGGATGCAGCCTACGTTCAGGTTGCGCCTCATATCGAGCCCGGCGCAGTAGTGAGGTCAGAGGAGACCAGCTACCTTGATTGCCATATCGCGGTGGACTACGACAGCGACGACCGCGTCCTCGGTATTGAGATCTTAAGCGCCTCCACCCTATTTACGCCCACAGCACTCGATGTGGCCGGAAGCGAATAG
- a CDS encoding sensor histidine kinase gives MLALAADLALLAVAFAEGLTTLDWASPIESWIAMAAAGGLLVRHRWPWISLLLAAPAFALGLAAFAGLIALYSVACREQRRWALVLAGLVVFAVAAAPWRGLPLPQYTILALAYALLYAGGPVALGILIRTRAELAARLADLHASRESERQLIAMELLREERVNIAREMHDVVSHQVSLIAVQAGALQVSTADGPIHHSLKNIRLLAVRTLDELRAMVSLLRAEDSSQPITPQPTVADLPDLIANSGTPGEAELDLPEDLPLPVQRAVYRTVQEGLTNVRKHAPGAHASIRAVATGTEILVSIRNELVLPVTDVDNLPGGHGLMGLRERAEILDGVLTATVGPEAFTLTLRLPR, from the coding sequence ATGCTCGCACTCGCTGCCGATCTGGCGCTCTTGGCGGTGGCATTCGCAGAAGGTCTGACGACGCTCGACTGGGCGTCACCGATCGAGTCGTGGATCGCGATGGCTGCGGCGGGAGGACTGCTCGTGCGACACCGCTGGCCATGGATCTCGCTGCTCCTCGCAGCACCAGCGTTCGCGCTCGGCCTGGCAGCCTTCGCCGGCCTCATCGCCTTGTACTCGGTGGCCTGTCGAGAACAACGACGGTGGGCCCTGGTGCTTGCCGGACTCGTCGTCTTCGCCGTCGCCGCGGCGCCATGGCGAGGCTTGCCCCTACCGCAGTACACGATCCTTGCGCTGGCTTACGCTCTCCTCTATGCAGGAGGGCCCGTTGCTCTCGGCATTCTGATCCGCACCCGGGCTGAACTTGCCGCTCGGCTAGCCGATCTCCACGCGTCCCGCGAAAGTGAACGACAACTTATCGCGATGGAGCTCCTGCGGGAAGAACGCGTGAACATCGCGCGGGAAATGCATGACGTCGTCTCCCACCAGGTGAGCCTCATCGCCGTCCAAGCCGGCGCCCTCCAAGTCAGCACCGCTGATGGGCCCATCCACCACTCCCTCAAGAACATTCGGCTGCTGGCGGTCCGTACGCTGGATGAACTCCGAGCGATGGTCAGTCTGCTCCGAGCCGAGGACTCCTCACAGCCCATCACACCCCAGCCGACAGTTGCGGACCTGCCCGATCTCATCGCAAACAGCGGGACGCCAGGAGAAGCGGAGCTGGATCTGCCCGAGGATCTCCCCTTGCCGGTTCAACGTGCTGTCTATCGCACCGTTCAGGAGGGTCTCACGAACGTCCGCAAACACGCTCCAGGAGCACACGCATCGATTCGTGCAGTTGCCACCGGAACTGAGATTCTGGTTTCCATTCGAAACGAGCTCGTCCTCCCTGTTACCGACGTCGATAATCTCCCTGGCGGGCATGGGCTCATGGGGCTGCGAGAGCGTGCTGAGATACTCGACGGCGTGCTCACCGCGACAGTGGGCCCCGAAGCGTTCACCCTGACCCTTCGCTTGCCTCGCTGA